The DNA segment CGACCAATCATgcggctggatttcaccttattaattattcatgagtacgaGATCTTTACATCTGATTTGCCCAGGATACCATATAGGATATTAatcgctggggtgccgaggatggcATTAACACAACACAATTTAACACTTGAAAAACGATCTCAGATCCTAACGTTTGCTTATTTAAGCCTGACTTGTAATAATATGTTAGTGTACCTCTCAACTGGGTCTTCGTTGATATTCAACTGACTGTcttttccattgtataattAAACCATAGGGTCGGTATTTGACTTCATTTACTTGAGAAATATTACGATTATAATGGCTATAAAAGCATTTTACgtgttgaatattttgtttgagcAGGATTTTCATTAATAATGTATCCATAATTTGTCTCAAAGATCGTTTTTTCATGTTTCAGTAACAAACAAATTCGAAGATTATGAGTTGGGAAGTGATTTTCTTGATGATCTTGATATGGTAAGTTGGAACTAGAACAAAGTTGTTATTGCTTGCTTTAAATCCATAGAATATTATATATTGGGAAGTAAATGCTGAGTTGCTAATGGCCGTACTGCTTTACTCTTCCGAAGATGTCCATAAGGGCTCGTGGGTGATTATTCTTTAATAGCGAACAGCAAACGATCATTCGCCTCTTCTCATATCAATTGTTTTTCCTTTCCACTCACTTCGGTATGTATGCAGTCTCAAAACTTCccggacaaccctcgtattCATTTAAAGTTGTTTACTGAAATgaactgaaaatattaaatatcatttcGTACATTTTTAGATTGATCTATACGTCGTTTTAGGTTTTAAGGCATGAAATTAAGCCTTGTCGTTAGGAAACGATTCATTATCAAATCGACGAATGTAACGTATCTCAAGGTTCTTTTAAGTTTATTACCAAAACAGATATCATGAATTCATTACAATATCTACCTAAAATATGGCGTTTCTACTGTCCGAATACTCCAGTCGGGATTTCGGCTTATTACaatcaatataatttgaaaaaataaacatatgttggaatatcattgaaatattattcaaattctGCTAGCGCTCGCTGACTTATGactttcattttgtaaacatggaTGTAACCATCACCGTATAAAACGAGGTTAATTTCACCCACTGGTTTTTCCTTACGATATAATTTCAATGCCGAGATCAACAGAAATTTGCAcactaaacatttaataaattatcaaGTATTTCCTTCTTTGAAACGAATAAAGCAAAACCAAGATggcaaatatttacttttaatttgtGCTATACAAGCACGTGCGTTTTTCACTCTCTCAATTTTCTTACTGTTTTTctcactatatatatatatatacagctgCATACGTAATATTACAATTAAAGGATTTCACGTTTTAGTAGAGATAATCAAAGCAGTATTTCGGTTTTGGCTTACCAAACGTAAGCTTTAACATACAAGTTTTCTCATATTATGTGtctaaataataacaatgaaattataTCAGATATCGGATGAGGAAACAGAGGAATACAAACGAATACTGAAGGAAACGGGATATACAGCTTTTCGTGAAAAATTAGAAGACACAATCAATGGATGGAAAACAATCCAAATAAATATTGCTGTAACAGGAGAATCTGGCACAGGGAAGTCGTCCTTTATCAACTCTTTTAGAGGGTTAAAAGCTGATGATCCTGGGGCAGCTGAAGTCTCCGCGGTCGAAACGACTATGAAGCCGACAGCTTACCTACACCCTGACAATTCAAATCTTCAGGTTTGGGATTTGCCGGGAGTAGGAACGTTAACCTTCACAAGGGAGAACTACTTGCAGGAAGTAGATTTAAGTCGGTTTGACTTTGTTTTGCTCCTGTCGTCTTCgcggtttaaggaaaatgacaTTTGGCTCGCAAAGGAAATTCTCAGGTTGAAgctaaattttaatttgttctttGTAAGAACAAAGATCGACGATGATCTTCGCTCCGCCAAAAAGGCACACAACAAAATTCAGACGCCCGAAGATAGGCAAGCATTGCAGCAGAAGGTCAGAGACAATGTAAAGCTCAAACTTCAGGAAGGCAAGATAttcaatgcaaatatatatCTGGTCGACAACTATGACATAGCAGCTTTTGATTTTGGTACAATCTTTTCGAAACTGATCCAAAAGGTTTCCACTCTAAAAAGGGAAGCAATGATCATGTCATTGACTGGTATTACAAACGAAGTTGTTCAGAACAAGCTC comes from the Mya arenaria isolate MELC-2E11 chromosome 13, ASM2691426v1 genome and includes:
- the LOC128213806 gene encoding T-cell-specific guanine nucleotide triphosphate-binding protein 2-like, translated to MPLPNGPWEKIAADICEVDNKQFLVVMDYYSRYLEIGYLPRTSSDNVEGKVSNMFSHWGDAKELVTDKDESDEEAIEAISSLDIQAESECEKGPSGAQATSIDTVTNKFEDYELGSDFLDDLDMISDEETEEYKRILKETGYTAFREKLEDTINGWKTIQINIAVTGESGTGKSSFINSFRGLKADDPGAAEVSAVETTMKPTAYLHPDNSNLQVWDLPGVGTLTFTRENYLQEVDLSRFDFVLLLSSSRFKENDIWLAKEILRLKLNFNLFFVRTKIDDDLRSAKKAHNKIQTPEDRQALQQKVRDNVKLKLQEGKIFNANIYLVDNYDIAAFDFGTIFSKLIQKVSTLKREAMIMSLTGITNEVVQNKLAILKSRISLVSKTAAVAAVFVKSGTNKYSAEIDVLLEECRFYRSQLGLNLDSLEIIAKRLEIEFEELLVKLSMKSHIYVESEDRFAMYYTGFEKFDQSIWHSLPLIGNMLKVKVYQKQCAFVLKKFLGMCAKETHDLQMRMAMALEGSEF